TGAGGTTCGAGACCTACTTCAACGAGTCGATCACCGGTTTAGCCGTCGGATCGCCGGTCGAGTTTCGCGGCGTTCGCATCGGCCAGGTCCAGAGCATCACCTTTGCTGGCAGTGCCTACGATATCCCGCGCGAGGATGGGAGACTGTCCGCGTTCGAACCCATCGTTCGCGTCGTATTCTTCGTGCCGCGCGAGACGATGCCCGATTTCGCCGTCGAACGCACAGATGCGGTGCTCGAGCAGATGATCGCACGCGGCTTGCGGGTCCGCATCAACTCGAACATTCTTACCGGGCAGGCCTATCTCGAAGCGAACTATCTCGACCCGAGGCGTTTCCCCGTGCTGCAGGTCCCGTGGACGCCGCAGTATACGTACATTCCATCGGCGCCGAGCGAGCTGATGACCTTGAAAGACTCGCTTGACAAGATCTTCACACGCTTGCAGGAGATCGACTTTGAGGGGCTCGTCGACTCATTCCGTCAGACGCTCGCGGCCTTCGAGAAGGCGGCCTCCGATGCCGATCTGGCGCGAGTCAGCGAGGAGGCCACCGGCCTGTTGGCTGAGGCGAGGCAAAAGGTCGCTGCGCTCGATACGGCGGGCATCAGCGATGCGGTGCATCGCCTGCTGGCCTCGCTGGATCAGACCGTCGCCGACGCCAACGTTCCCGAACTGAGCGGCGAGGCGAAGCGTCTGATCGCGGAGGTTCGCGGCACGAACGACCACCTTCATCGCCTGCTGGCAGCGCCGGAAGGGATGGCCGGCGGGACCAACCTGCCGGAGGTGGTCGCCCGGCTCAACCGGGTCATGTTGAGCATCGACCGGCTCATCGCGACCGAGAGACCGGAAATCGAGGTTATCATCGGCAATTTCCGCGAGATCTCCGACAACTTGCGGGACCTGTCCGAAAGTCTCAGGGCCCGTCCCTCGGAACTGCTCTTCAGCCAACCCCCACGTCAATCGGAGGCATACAAATGATGCGACAATGGACACGGATCGTCCTGGCGCTGGCCCCGGCGGTGTGTTCGCTCGCTCTGGCGGGCTGCGCGGGATCGCCATCGATCCACAGCCGTTTCTACATGCTCCAAGCGCAGCGACATGTGGTCCCGACTGTGGCTCAGGGCAAGGGGATCCTCGTGGTGTGCCGGTTCACCATCGATGCGGCATATGCCGGCAGGGGGCTGGTCTACCGTCTCGACGAGCATCGCTACGAATCGGATGCTTACAACGAGTTTCTGATCTCTCCGACGGTGATGATTACGGAGAAGACGCGGGACTGGCTGGCGGAGTCCGGCCTGTTTGCCCAGGTCGTTGGAACAGGCAGCGGCGTCGAGGCTACGCATCGGATCGAGGCCAACATCACTGCTCTCCATGGCGACTTTCGTGACAAGAACGCGCCAAAGGCCGTGGTCGAGGTGCGGTTCTTCCTGCTGCGCACAGAGAGTGGAATCGATCCGGAGGTCGTCTTAGGCAAGCCGTATCGGGCGGCTTGTGACGTCAAGACGGCCGACCCGGAGGGCCTGGTCGCCGGCTTTGACGACTGCCTTCAGACGATCCTGACGGAGCTGGAAAACGACCTGGCCGGCGCCGTGTGAATCGAAGGCGTACCGTCTTGCAGGCACCGCGCGAAGGTCGTTGAGCCATCCGCCGAGGACCAGGGCCCCGACGGGCGTTGCACGGTGGGGGCGGGTCAGTATACTTGACACGATCATCGTTCAGGAAGACATCGCAGGGTTTCTCAGGGAGGTGTGAATTCGATGGCCGGGGCACAGGTATCGGGGATGATTCGGAAGGGGGCAGGACGCAAGTCAAAGAAGGCGGCTTCGCGGTCTCGGAAGGCGACGAAGGTCTCGCGGACGCGCAAGCCGGAGGAGATGTCGCTGGAGCAATGGCAGGTGGCGCTGCGCCGGCAGTTCGCCGAGAAGCAGGACCTGCGGGTCACGAACGTTGGCAGCGAGCCGATCTTCTCGGAATTCCAGGTGGTCAACCCGCAGACGGGTGGCCAGTATCGCGTTGCCATTCGCGGCCAGGGGCTTGGGGACAACTACTGTTCGTGCCCGGACTTTGCGGTCAATACGTTGGGCACCTGCAAGCACATCGAGTTCGTGCTCGGCGCCCTGCGCCGCAAGCGCGGCAGTCGCAAAGCATTCACCGAGGGGTTCCATCCGGCCTATTCGGAAGTGTACCTTCGGTACGGAGCGCAGCGTGCGGTCGTCTTCAAGCCGGGAACCGAATGTCCGGCCGAGTTGCTTCGGCTGGCCAGGGGCTATTTCGATCCCGCCGGCGTGTTGCGAGCCGAGGCCTACATGCGCTTTGACACGTTCCTGAACCGAGCGGACGAGATTCAACACGACCTGCGGCGCTACGATGATGCGCTCGACTTCATCGCCGAGGTCCGCGACCGCACGCACCTGGCCGGGCGGATCGACAAGATGTTCCCCGCCGGCGTCCGAAGCAAAGCGTTCGATTCTCTTCTGAAGGTTTCGCTGTATCCGTATCAACGGGAAGGGGTGCTGTTCGCCGCGCGGACGGGCCGCAGCCTGATCGCCGACGACATGGGGCTCGGCAAGACCATCCAGGCTATCGGCGCCTGCGAGGTGCTGGCCCGCACGGCGGGTGTCGAGCGCGTGCTGGTGGTCTGTCCCACGTCGCTGAAGTACCAGTGGAAACGGGAGATCGAGACGTTCTGCGGTCGTCCGGCGGTTGTGGTCGAAGGGTTGTTGGCTGCGCGGGCGGCCCTGTACGCGGCGGACGGCTTCTTCAAGATCGTCAACTACGATGTCGTCCATCGTGACGTCGAGGCGATTCGCCGGTGGGAGCCGGATGTGATCGTGCTCGACGAGGCGCAGCGTATCAAGAACTGGAACACCCGCCGGGCCAAGAGCATCAAGAGGCTCGATTCGAAGTACGCTGTCGTTCTGACGGGCACGCCTCTGGAAAACCGCCTGGAGGAGCTTCACTCCATCGTCGAGTTCGTTGATCGATTCCGTCTGGGACCCATGTTCCGCTTCCTGGCCGAGCATCAGCAGGCCGACGACAACGGCAGAGTCATCGGCTACCGGAACCTCGACAAGATCGGGCGGACCCTCGAACCGCTGCTGATTCGACGGACGAAGAGGCAAGTCTTGAAGCAACTGCCCGAGCGGCTGGACAAGAACTACTT
The Anaerobaca lacustris DNA segment above includes these coding regions:
- a CDS encoding MlaD family protein, with protein sequence MGRKPSYFKIGVFVIVATAMLLVAVVVFGSGLFAPGRLRFETYFNESITGLAVGSPVEFRGVRIGQVQSITFAGSAYDIPREDGRLSAFEPIVRVVFFVPRETMPDFAVERTDAVLEQMIARGLRVRINSNILTGQAYLEANYLDPRRFPVLQVPWTPQYTYIPSAPSELMTLKDSLDKIFTRLQEIDFEGLVDSFRQTLAAFEKAASDADLARVSEEATGLLAEARQKVAALDTAGISDAVHRLLASLDQTVADANVPELSGEAKRLIAEVRGTNDHLHRLLAAPEGMAGGTNLPEVVARLNRVMLSIDRLIATERPEIEVIIGNFREISDNLRDLSESLRARPSELLFSQPPRQSEAYK
- a CDS encoding ABC-type transport auxiliary lipoprotein family protein codes for the protein MMRQWTRIVLALAPAVCSLALAGCAGSPSIHSRFYMLQAQRHVVPTVAQGKGILVVCRFTIDAAYAGRGLVYRLDEHRYESDAYNEFLISPTVMITEKTRDWLAESGLFAQVVGTGSGVEATHRIEANITALHGDFRDKNAPKAVVEVRFFLLRTESGIDPEVVLGKPYRAACDVKTADPEGLVAGFDDCLQTILTELENDLAGAV
- a CDS encoding DEAD/DEAH box helicase, translated to MAGAQVSGMIRKGAGRKSKKAASRSRKATKVSRTRKPEEMSLEQWQVALRRQFAEKQDLRVTNVGSEPIFSEFQVVNPQTGGQYRVAIRGQGLGDNYCSCPDFAVNTLGTCKHIEFVLGALRRKRGSRKAFTEGFHPAYSEVYLRYGAQRAVVFKPGTECPAELLRLARGYFDPAGVLRAEAYMRFDTFLNRADEIQHDLRRYDDALDFIAEVRDRTHLAGRIDKMFPAGVRSKAFDSLLKVSLYPYQREGVLFAARTGRSLIADDMGLGKTIQAIGACEVLARTAGVERVLVVCPTSLKYQWKREIETFCGRPAVVVEGLLAARAALYAADGFFKIVNYDVVHRDVEAIRRWEPDVIVLDEAQRIKNWNTRRAKSIKRLDSKYAVVLTGTPLENRLEELHSIVEFVDRFRLGPMFRFLAEHQQADDNGRVIGYRNLDKIGRTLEPLLIRRTKRQVLKQLPERLDKNYFVPMTAEQMAHHEENRETVAKIVAKWRRLGFLPEADQRRLMIALQNMRMSCNSTYLLDRETDYGVKADEMVAVLQETFERPNDKAVVFSQWLGTHEILLDRLQSAKLGYVLFHGRIASKDRRTLIQQFREDPDCRIFLSTDAGGVGLNLQNAATVVNMDLPWNPAVLEQRVGRVHRLGQHRPVRVVNFVSQGTIEEGMLSVLSFKQSMFAGVLDGGTPEVALGGTRLKRFMDSVDQVTGNIPAAMPHHEEPAPMADGGEPDGSPDAQTPAEPQWEDLLSAGLSFLNKLGTALSVEQKTPVELGPGLRIETDKASGQRHLTLPVPPKKVLSDLAGLLARLAEKL